The following nucleotide sequence is from Vibrio sp. SCSIO 43136.
AACGACATAAATGCCAAGCCCTGTCATGATGATAGGCTTACGACCAAGGCGGTCTGATAAGGTGCCGTAAACAAATTGAGAAAGTCCGTATGGGATCAGATAGCACGCCATGACTGCCTGTAAGGCAGCAGGGTCGACCATGAACTCCGTTGCCATCGCACCAATCGAAGGCACATACATGGTTTGAGTCATCTGACCTACCGCCGCTAAAATAGCGATAAAGAAAGTCAAACGAGCCAATGGCACAGAAGCAGACATGCAATTTCTCCTAGAAATGTACGTAAAGTGAAGGCAAGTGCTAAAAAACACACTTAGATAATTAATTTGCGGCAATATTAGGAGGGGATAGCGTTTCAATCAAGGTCATTAACCACGATACTTTTCTATGAATTGGATTAGAAAAACTAATGATGGTTATTTATAAGATCCTTGTGCTAAAGGTGCTCTGGTGGAGTAAGCTGTAATGAAGGTTAAATATCAAAAAGTATGTGTAATGAAACAAAACCAGTGTTCTTGTTGATTATGGCCAATAGTAGCGAATATGGTTTAAAGTGGAATAAATTACCAGTAAATGTGGATGGGAGTACCTACTTTAACTAGGTTTAAAAACTGCTCCATCTCTTTGTTAGTAATAGCAATACAGCCATCAGTCCAATCAAATTGTTGGGCAATTGGAGCAAAATCAGGATGCCACTGTTTTTGACCGTGCACCATCACCATGCCGCCAGGGTCGACGCCTCTAGCTTCGGCTAGTAAGCGGTCTTTTTTATTGGGATAACTGATGTGCATGGATTTGTAGAACGACGAGTTGGATTTGATGTAATCAAGGGTGTACCAACCTTCTGGAGTTTTTTGATCGCCTTCTTCTCGCTTATGTCCTTTGGGAGAGCCGCCCAAAGCCACTTTGTATTCGGCGACAACCACATTGTTGATAAAGACATACATGCGGCGGCGAGATTTATCTACCTCGACACGATTTTCGACACTAGGTTGATGCGGTAAAGGTGTCGCTTCGCCGTTGGCAGCATACAGGAGCGAAGCAAACAGGATAGACACCGTATTGAAGGTAAGAATGAAGTGGAACAACTTTGTCATTCTCATCCCTCTAAGGTTAAGGAGCCAATTTGAGCGCTTGCGCAGGCTCTAACGGATGTGAAAAATGGTAGCCTTGTAGATGGTTTACGCCTATGTCTCGAAAACGTTGTGCCATCTCTTCATCCTCAACCCCTTCCATCGTAACTTTTACCCCATACTTCTGACACATCTGGGTTAACAGCTGCAAATATTCATAGCTAGGGGAGTTAGGCTTTGCATCCCAAGCAAACATACGGTCTATCTTAATCCCCTTAAAAGGCAAGCGTAGGAAATTGAGGATTGAACCGTGGCCAGAGCCGTAGTCATCCATCGAAAATTGAAACCCACTATCGGCCATAGCGATAATTTCATCGATAGCGTACGCCTTATCTTCAAGTAACACCGTTTCGGTGACTTCAAAGATAAAGTTTTCTTTTGTGAGATTGTAGCGGTCAATGACCATTTGAACTTGGCTAGAAAATCCCTGTTTGAGCAGTTCAACCACAGAGACGTTAATACTCACCACCATTGGTGTTTGCCATCTCTTTTGGTACTCAACCAGAAATTGGCAGGACTTCTCAAGCACACCTAGACCAAGGTTAGCAATGATGTCTTTACGTTCAGCGACGGGAATATACTCATCTGGGAAAATTTGACCCAGCTGTTTATCGTACCAGCGTGATAGCGCTTCAAAGTAATCCACCTTACCCGATTGGCTGTTGATTATCGGTTGTAGGGCGATGGTCTGCTCCTGACGGTTGATCGCTCCTGCCAAAGAGCGTTCAATATAGAGCTCTCGGTCGATCTTAGCGCCAACTTTTTGGTCATAGATAGCAAACTGGTTATCGGAATGACGTTTGGCGTATTCACAAGTTTCTGATGCTAATGCCCATGCCAAGTTAAGGTCTTCTTTGCGAGCATCACTCAAGTAAGCCCCAAATACTACTTGAGCGCTAGTATGCTCATTTTGCAAGATGGAAGCATCGAGTTGAGCTTTAAAGCTAGTGCTGAACTCGGTGATCTCTTGGGGTGTCATATGTTTGCTGATAAGGATGGCGTAACTATCCGCATTGGTCTGATAGATCGTCATTGGAATATCAGCGTAATACTTGTACGCCGCTTCTACGTTAGATTGAATTTGGCTGATGACTAGAGGAAGCCCTGAGCGAACCACTTCAGAGTTGTAGTTGAGGCGAAATACTCGGATGAGGGCGAACTTTCCTTCGAGTTGGTTGAAGTCTCGCTCAAGTTTAGAATAGTTTGGTAACCCAGTTAATCGATTATAGAACGCCAGCTTTTCAATTTGGCGGATAAGCTTTTTGTGCGTCGATACATCTTTATTGCTGCCAACAAAATACTTGCCGATTTCGTCACTATCGCATCGGATCTGGGTCTCTATCCAGCGATATTTCCCGCTCGCATTCTGGATTCGCATCGTGTAGTTGAACTCATCACCTAGCTTTGCATTGGCTTGATAAGTTTTAAGCTGTGCGACAAATGCATCTCGATCATCTGGATGGATGAACTGATACCAATCTTCAGCGCTAGCCCCTAAGTGAGACAAGGCAAATGGTTGATAAAATGCTTGGTTTGAGAACAAGATTTTGCCATTGCTGTCAGAGATCCACAGCCCGATATCTGAAGTATCAAGGGCTTTTAAATAGCGGTTAGCAGTCATGGACTTGTTCATAAAGGGATCTCGACGCACTAGCACAAAAACATGGGAAGTGATGATTTAACTGGGAAATTTCAACCGATTGGCAGTTTTAATCACTAAAGAAATATAAATTATAATACCACCGCCCAAGATAGGAGCGGTAAGGAAAATAATCAAGCAATAATTGATTGTTATACCAATAGCTTAGAATGTTAGATAAGTGGTTGTAAAGATGGGGTTTATATGAAGGTTTAAGCACCAAAGAGTTTACTAGTAACCTTTGGTGCCCAATGGTAGATTTTTGACTTAAAAGTGGGACAAATCGATCAGCGTCTTGGTATAAGCATGGCTTGGGGAGGCAAACAACTGCTCAGTGTCCCCTTGTTCAACTACTTGCCCGTCTTTGAGCACCAAAGTGTAATGGCAAAGTGATTTCACTACAGCAAGATCATGGCTGATAAACAAGTAGGTCAGCTCATATTTAGTTTGCAGATCTTTAAGTAGCTCCAAAACTTGCGCTTGTACTGTCCGGTCAAGAGACGAGGTAGGTTCATCGAGCAAGATAAATTCAGGCTTTAAGATCAGCGCTCTCGCGATAGCGATACGCTGCCTTTGCCCACCAGAAAACTCGTTTGGATAACGGTGTCGAGTATTTGGATCGAGTCCAACTTCGGTCATTGCTTCGCAAATCGCTTCATCTTGATCTTGCGGCGTCATTTCAAAATGCACTTTCAATCCTTCACCGATAATTTGCGCCACCGACATTCGGGGATTAAGGGCTGAGAAGGGATCTTGAAACACCACTTGCATGCGCCTGCGCAGCGGTAACATCTGTTTGCGATCTAACCCTTGGATTAGGTCACCATCAAAGTGAATGCCACCTTCGCTTTCAATTAGACGCAATATGGCCATGCCTGTGGTGGATTTCCCTGAGCCACTTTCTCCTACTAAACCGATGGTTTGGCCTTTCGGCAGAGAGAAGTTCACATCCGTCACCGCTTTAACATGCCCAACGGTACGTTTTAAAATCCCACCCGTGATTGGGAACCAGACTTTAAGATTATCGGCATTGACTAGGGTAGACGGGTCGGCCAACTTAGGTACGGGATCGCCCTTAGGATCTGAGTTGATTAGCTTTTGCGTGTAAGGGTGAGTTGGTGAGTTAAATACCCGTTCACACGGCCCTGTTTCAATCAAGCGGCCGTTTTGCATGACGGCGACATTGTCTGCGATGCGTCTAACGATGCTCAAGTCATGGGTGATGAATAGCATGGCCATGCCGAGCTCTTGTTGTAGCGATTTTAACAGATCTAGGATCTGAGCTTGTACCGAGACATCCAGCGCCGTCGTTGGCTCGTCGGCAATCAAAAGCTCAGGTTCATTGATTAGCGCAATGGCGATCATGACTCGTTGGCGCTCGCCTCCAGAAAGCTCATGAGGATAGGCTTTGAGTTTCTGCTCTGGATTACGTATTCCGACCTTGTTAAGCCACTCTAATGCAAGTGCTTTGGCTTTGTTGGTCCGCATTCCTCGATGGATCTCTAAGGTCTCCACCAATTGGCGTTCAATTCTATGCAGTGGGTTGAGCGAAACCATTGGCTCTTGGAAGATCATGCCGATACGGTCACCACGGATCCCTCGCATTTGGCGTTCACTGCACTGCTGCAAATCTAACCCATCGAATAGTATTTTACCGCTTAGGTAGTGAGTGCTTGCTTTTGGCAACAGCCGCAATATCGCATTGGCAGTAACTGATTTACCTGAGCCACTTTCTCCCACCAAAGCGAGAGTTTCTCCTTTGGCAATGGAAAGGTTGACATTTTGGGTGATCACATCGAGGTTATCAGCTTTGCCAAAACCTACCGAGAGTTGGTCAATCTTAAGTAGTGTCATGGTTACCTCTGCTGGTGTGGATCAAAAGCATCGCGCACAGCTTCACCGATAAATACCAGTAAGCTCAGCATGATAGAAAGCACCACAAATGCTGAAATCCCCAGCCATGGTGCTTGCAGGTTGGCTTTACCTTGTGCGAGCAATTCTCCTAAAGATGGAGACCCTGCTGGCAGACCAAAGCCCAAAAAGTCGAGTGAAGTCAGGGTTGTGACCGAACCAGACAGAATGAATGGCACCATGGTTAAGGTAGCGACCATGGCATTGGGTAGCATGTGCCGACCTATGATTCGGCCATCGCTCACGCCTAGCGCATGGGCTGCTTTGATGTAGTCAAAGTTGCGGCAACGAAGAAACTCGGCGCGCACCACGCCAACTAACCCCATCCAACTGAACAGCACCATTATGCCAAGCAGCCACCAAAAGTTGGGCTCAACGAAACTGGAAAGAATAATAAGCAAAAACAGGGTTGGCATACCGGACCAAACTTCGATAAAGCGCTGGCCGAGCAGATCTAGCTTTCCACCGTAATAACCTTGAGTAGCACCAACAATTACGCCAATGATGCTAGAAATGATGGTTAAGATGAAACCAAACAGTACCGAGATACGGAATCCATAAATCACACGGGCCAATACATCTCGTCCTCGGTCGTCAGTACCGAGATAGTTCACGTTGTCTGGCGGAGAAGGAGCGGGCTGGCTCAAGTTGTAATTGATGGTGTCATAGTGAAAGCGAACCAGTGGCCAAATGATGTAACCATCTTCTTCGATCAGTTCGATGACATATGGGTCGGTGTAGTCAGCTTCTGCTTCAAATTCCCCACCAAACTGGGTTTCTGCGTATTCAAATGCCACAGGGTAATACCACTGGTTTTGATAAGACACGAGCAGGGGTTTATCGTTGGCAATTAACTCTGCGAATAGGCTTAAAATGAACAGTGAGCCAAAAATCCACAGTGACCAATAACCACGTTTGTTGGCTTTAAAGCGTTGCCAACGGACGGCGATTAACGGACTCATATTAGCGCGCCTCAAAATCAATGCGTGGGTCGACCCAAGAATAGGTTAGGTCGGAGATAATGCTGAGGATAAGACCGAGCAGCGTCATGA
It contains:
- a CDS encoding EAL domain-containing protein, with protein sequence MNKSMTANRYLKALDTSDIGLWISDSNGKILFSNQAFYQPFALSHLGASAEDWYQFIHPDDRDAFVAQLKTYQANAKLGDEFNYTMRIQNASGKYRWIETQIRCDSDEIGKYFVGSNKDVSTHKKLIRQIEKLAFYNRLTGLPNYSKLERDFNQLEGKFALIRVFRLNYNSEVVRSGLPLVISQIQSNVEAAYKYYADIPMTIYQTNADSYAILISKHMTPQEITEFSTSFKAQLDASILQNEHTSAQVVFGAYLSDARKEDLNLAWALASETCEYAKRHSDNQFAIYDQKVGAKIDRELYIERSLAGAINRQEQTIALQPIINSQSGKVDYFEALSRWYDKQLGQIFPDEYIPVAERKDIIANLGLGVLEKSCQFLVEYQKRWQTPMVVSINVSVVELLKQGFSSQVQMVIDRYNLTKENFIFEVTETVLLEDKAYAIDEIIAMADSGFQFSMDDYGSGHGSILNFLRLPFKGIKIDRMFAWDAKPNSPSYEYLQLLTQMCQKYGVKVTMEGVEDEEMAQRFRDIGVNHLQGYHFSHPLEPAQALKLAP
- a CDS encoding ABC transporter ATP-binding protein, which encodes MTLLKIDQLSVGFGKADNLDVITQNVNLSIAKGETLALVGESGSGKSVTANAILRLLPKASTHYLSGKILFDGLDLQQCSERQMRGIRGDRIGMIFQEPMVSLNPLHRIERQLVETLEIHRGMRTNKAKALALEWLNKVGIRNPEQKLKAYPHELSGGERQRVMIAIALINEPELLIADEPTTALDVSVQAQILDLLKSLQQELGMAMLFITHDLSIVRRIADNVAVMQNGRLIETGPCERVFNSPTHPYTQKLINSDPKGDPVPKLADPSTLVNADNLKVWFPITGGILKRTVGHVKAVTDVNFSLPKGQTIGLVGESGSGKSTTGMAILRLIESEGGIHFDGDLIQGLDRKQMLPLRRRMQVVFQDPFSALNPRMSVAQIIGEGLKVHFEMTPQDQDEAICEAMTEVGLDPNTRHRYPNEFSGGQRQRIAIARALILKPEFILLDEPTSSLDRTVQAQVLELLKDLQTKYELTYLFISHDLAVVKSLCHYTLVLKDGQVVEQGDTEQLFASPSHAYTKTLIDLSHF
- a CDS encoding L,D-transpeptidase family protein; this translates as MTKLFHFILTFNTVSILFASLLYAANGEATPLPHQPSVENRVEVDKSRRRMYVFINNVVVAEYKVALGGSPKGHKREEGDQKTPEGWYTLDYIKSNSSFYKSMHISYPNKKDRLLAEARGVDPGGMVMVHGQKQWHPDFAPIAQQFDWTDGCIAITNKEMEQFLNLVKVGTPIHIYW
- a CDS encoding ABC transporter permease; its protein translation is MSPLIAVRWQRFKANKRGYWSLWIFGSLFILSLFAELIANDKPLLVSYQNQWYYPVAFEYAETQFGGEFEAEADYTDPYVIELIEEDGYIIWPLVRFHYDTINYNLSQPAPSPPDNVNYLGTDDRGRDVLARVIYGFRISVLFGFILTIISSIIGVIVGATQGYYGGKLDLLGQRFIEVWSGMPTLFLLIILSSFVEPNFWWLLGIMVLFSWMGLVGVVRAEFLRCRNFDYIKAAHALGVSDGRIIGRHMLPNAMVATLTMVPFILSGSVTTLTSLDFLGFGLPAGSPSLGELLAQGKANLQAPWLGISAFVVLSIMLSLLVFIGEAVRDAFDPHQQR